Proteins encoded within one genomic window of Prauserella marina:
- a CDS encoding quinone oxidoreductase family protein, whose translation MRALVIETGRGVRMADVPRPSVKPHEVLVAVRAVSLNRADADEIVGSYRSRDRETGSGVAGSDLAGEVVATGEAVDHVTVGDRVMAMVEGAFAEFVAVDHRLLLEVPDSMSDASAAALPSALMTEYDALVLQGKLTAGQSVLITAATSGVGLFGAALARWCGAAPVFGTTTRTHKTRILRDRGVHPIDTGTANLVTAVSERTDSAGVDLTIDHTGGDLLGDLIAATRIGGTVIQVGRLAGACPRIDLDRLAYRRISLVGTSFRTRDDQQRATIVRSLREHVAPALSSGELSADVATVLPFTEAQRALTVLANGDQVGKSVLLLQ comes from the coding sequence ATGCGCGCACTGGTGATCGAAACCGGCCGCGGGGTCCGGATGGCCGACGTTCCACGCCCCAGTGTGAAGCCGCACGAGGTACTGGTCGCCGTGCGCGCCGTGAGCCTCAACCGCGCCGATGCCGACGAGATCGTCGGCAGCTACCGGTCCAGGGACCGAGAGACCGGCAGCGGTGTCGCAGGTTCCGATCTCGCGGGCGAGGTCGTCGCGACCGGAGAGGCCGTCGACCACGTCACGGTCGGCGACCGGGTCATGGCCATGGTCGAGGGAGCGTTCGCCGAATTCGTCGCGGTTGATCACCGGCTGCTCCTGGAAGTGCCCGACTCCATGTCGGACGCCTCCGCCGCGGCACTTCCCTCGGCCCTTATGACCGAGTACGACGCACTTGTCCTCCAGGGCAAGCTCACGGCCGGACAGTCAGTACTCATCACGGCCGCGACTTCCGGAGTCGGCCTGTTCGGCGCCGCCCTCGCCCGCTGGTGTGGTGCGGCGCCCGTGTTCGGCACCACGACCAGGACACACAAGACCCGCATCCTGCGTGACCGGGGCGTGCACCCGATCGACACCGGAACGGCCAACCTGGTCACCGCCGTATCCGAGCGCACCGACAGCGCCGGAGTCGATCTGACCATCGATCACACCGGTGGCGACCTCCTCGGCGACCTCATCGCGGCGACTCGCATCGGCGGCACTGTCATCCAGGTCGGCAGGCTCGCGGGGGCCTGCCCGCGTATCGACCTCGACCGACTCGCCTACCGACGAATCAGCCTGGTCGGCACCAGTTTCCGCACCCGCGACGACCAGCAACGCGCGACAATCGTTCGGTCCCTTCGCGAACACGTCGCCCCCGCGCTGTCCTCCGGTGAACTGAGCGCCGACGTCGCCACCGTACTGCCGTTCACGGAGGCACAGCGCGCACTGACAGTCCTCGCCAACGGTGACCAGGTCGGCAAGTCAGTCCTGCTGCTCCAGTGA
- a CDS encoding CaiB/BaiF CoA transferase family protein: MTGPLTGLKVVELAGIGPGPHAAMVLADLGADVVRVERPSGSLDLAKGKPDHLLRGRRSVAADLKTGEGRELVLRLVAKADVLLEGLRPGVAERLGVGPEHCHAVNARLVYGRMTGWGQDGPLATRAGHDINYIGLTGALHSIGRAGENPVPPLNLVGDFGGGSMFLVAGVLAALWERERSGEGQVVDAAMVDGASILMQMMWAMRGFGGWSAERSSNLLDGAAPFYDTYVCGDGRWVAVGALESQFYAELLAGLGLDPADLPAQLDRDGWPTLRATFTAAFLTRTRDEWSKVFADVDACVTPVLSLDEVAAHPHLAERATFIEIDGVVQPAPAPRFSRSVPATPVAPPAVPGADTQDVLGDWQA, encoded by the coding sequence GTGACAGGACCGCTGACCGGGCTCAAGGTCGTGGAACTCGCCGGAATCGGTCCCGGGCCGCACGCGGCCATGGTTCTGGCCGACCTCGGCGCCGACGTGGTGCGTGTCGAACGTCCCTCCGGTTCGCTCGACCTCGCCAAGGGCAAGCCCGACCACCTGCTGCGGGGCAGGCGCTCCGTCGCGGCCGACCTCAAGACCGGCGAGGGACGCGAGCTCGTGCTGAGGCTGGTCGCCAAAGCCGATGTCCTGTTGGAAGGGCTGCGGCCAGGCGTGGCCGAACGGCTCGGCGTCGGCCCAGAGCACTGTCATGCCGTCAACGCGCGGCTGGTGTACGGGCGCATGACCGGATGGGGCCAGGACGGCCCGCTCGCCACGAGAGCGGGACACGACATCAACTACATCGGGCTCACCGGCGCCCTGCATTCCATCGGACGGGCAGGCGAAAACCCGGTTCCCCCGCTGAATCTCGTCGGGGACTTCGGTGGCGGCTCCATGTTCCTCGTCGCGGGAGTGCTCGCGGCGCTGTGGGAACGGGAGCGGTCCGGCGAAGGACAGGTCGTCGACGCGGCGATGGTCGACGGCGCGAGCATCCTCATGCAAATGATGTGGGCGATGCGGGGATTCGGCGGTTGGAGTGCCGAGCGCTCCAGCAATCTGCTCGACGGAGCCGCTCCGTTTTACGACACGTATGTGTGCGGTGACGGCCGCTGGGTCGCGGTCGGGGCGTTGGAGAGCCAGTTCTACGCCGAGCTGCTGGCCGGTCTCGGACTCGACCCCGCCGACCTGCCCGCGCAACTCGATCGCGACGGATGGCCGACATTGAGGGCGACGTTCACCGCGGCATTCCTCACCCGCACCCGTGACGAGTGGTCGAAGGTGTTCGCCGACGTGGACGCGTGCGTGACACCCGTGCTGTCGCTCGACGAGGTCGCGGCCCATCCGCATCTGGCTGAGCGAGCGACGTTCATCGAGATCGACGGCGTCGTGCAACCGGCTCCCGCGCCACGGTTCTCCCGTAGCGTCCCGGCGACCCCCGTCGCGCCGCCCGCCGTTCCCGGCGCCGATACCCAGGATGTCCTCGGCGACTGGCAAGCCTGA
- a CDS encoding NADPH:quinone oxidoreductase family protein: MLVQRVEELTGPSGVRTAEVAEPDGEGKVVVEVEAAGVAFPDLLRAKGLYQIKSDPPFVLGGEAAGTVRQVPAGCDLREGQRVAVIDLGGTWQQVVAVDPGMALPLPGNVSAEVAAALPVNYLTCWFALRRRARARPGETVLVHGAAGGVGIAALDVCRALGLPTIAVVSDDRKAAAARAAGATDVVLTGGWRSSVAELTGGRGVDIVVDPVGGDRFTDSLRSLSPEGRVLVIGFAAGDIPTVKVNRLLLGNTAVVGVAWGEFLRTHPGYAREQWDELAPLLAEGTLAPLPPVRHAFADAASALRSLEDRTALGKIVLTMP; encoded by the coding sequence ATGCTGGTGCAGCGAGTCGAGGAACTGACCGGGCCTTCCGGGGTGCGGACCGCCGAGGTCGCGGAGCCGGACGGCGAGGGCAAGGTCGTGGTCGAGGTCGAAGCCGCCGGAGTGGCTTTCCCCGACCTGTTGCGCGCGAAGGGGCTGTACCAGATCAAGAGTGACCCGCCGTTCGTGCTCGGCGGGGAGGCTGCCGGCACGGTGCGGCAGGTGCCGGCGGGCTGTGATCTGCGCGAGGGACAGCGGGTCGCGGTCATCGACCTCGGCGGTACCTGGCAGCAGGTGGTCGCCGTCGATCCCGGCATGGCGCTTCCCCTGCCGGGCAACGTCAGTGCCGAGGTCGCCGCCGCGTTGCCGGTCAACTACCTGACGTGCTGGTTCGCGTTGCGCAGAAGGGCGAGGGCGCGGCCGGGCGAGACGGTGCTGGTGCACGGTGCCGCGGGCGGTGTGGGAATCGCGGCGCTGGACGTGTGCCGGGCGCTCGGCCTGCCCACGATCGCCGTGGTCAGTGACGACCGCAAGGCCGCCGCCGCGCGCGCGGCCGGTGCCACCGACGTCGTGCTCACCGGGGGCTGGCGCTCGTCGGTTGCCGAATTGACCGGCGGCAGGGGAGTGGACATCGTCGTGGACCCGGTGGGAGGCGACCGGTTCACCGACAGCCTCCGGAGCCTTTCCCCTGAGGGCAGGGTGCTCGTGATCGGATTCGCGGCCGGCGACATCCCGACGGTGAAGGTCAACCGGCTGTTGCTGGGCAATACGGCCGTGGTGGGTGTCGCGTGGGGCGAGTTCCTGCGTACCCATCCCGGCTACGCGCGCGAGCAGTGGGACGAGCTGGCTCCCCTGCTAGCCGAGGGAACTCTCGCGCCGTTGCCACCGGTCAGGCATGCCTTTGCCGACGCGGCTTCGGCTCTGCGGTCGCTGGAGGATCGCACCGCGCTCGGCAAGATTGTTCTGACGATGCCCTGA
- a CDS encoding TetR/AcrR family transcriptional regulator, which produces MARRNGIAARPTDGVDWRCFAPLDLTPILEAALDAFYEQGFHGTTVRDIARRVGQTVPSLYYHHDSKEGVFAALLDLAAADVGWRTKAAAVEGGDRADVRFALVVEAIVLHMTHRVRLASLDQEMRHLSPANRRKYGGRRREVETLLAGIVEAGAEEGLFGATLPAESARAVLGMCQSIAKWYQPGGALSPEELADRYVDIALSAVGGTKRAKLRARRERQRAATRP; this is translated from the coding sequence ATGGCACGACGGAACGGCATCGCGGCCAGGCCGACGGACGGTGTCGACTGGCGGTGTTTCGCTCCGCTCGACCTGACCCCCATCCTCGAAGCGGCGCTCGACGCCTTCTACGAGCAGGGCTTTCACGGCACGACCGTGAGGGACATCGCGCGCAGGGTCGGCCAGACCGTTCCGTCGCTCTATTACCACCACGACAGCAAGGAAGGCGTCTTCGCGGCCTTGCTCGACCTCGCCGCCGCCGACGTCGGCTGGCGCACCAAGGCGGCGGCCGTCGAAGGCGGTGACCGGGCCGACGTCCGGTTCGCGCTGGTGGTCGAGGCGATCGTGCTGCACATGACGCATCGCGTCCGGCTGGCCTCACTCGATCAGGAGATGCGGCACCTCTCGCCTGCCAACCGCCGCAAGTACGGCGGCCGACGCAGGGAAGTCGAGACGCTGCTCGCCGGCATCGTGGAAGCGGGGGCGGAGGAAGGACTCTTCGGTGCCACTCTGCCTGCCGAATCGGCGAGGGCGGTGCTCGGCATGTGCCAGTCGATCGCGAAGTGGTACCAGCCGGGGGGCGCGCTGTCGCCTGAGGAACTTGCCGACCGGTACGTGGACATCGCGTTGTCGGCGGTCGGCGGTACCAAGAGGGCGAAGCTCAGGGCGCGACGAGAACGGCAGCGGGCCGCGACCCGTCCATGA
- a CDS encoding GAP family protein, translating into MGAAIGQFLPIAVGVLISPLPVVAVVLMLVSGKAKANALAFLLAWFVSVAAIVTVVAILVGGAAGDAASRPAWVAWVKIALGALLLLLAGSQWRGRPRQGATPETPKWMTVIDAFTPVKAAGLAFVLGAVNPKNLLLVVSGGAAISAAAQGTSTRLVAALVFAVIATLGVTAPFVIYLAMGTRAHTILDALKTWMIQHNAIIMTVLLLIISAKMIGDGVSAL; encoded by the coding sequence GTGGGAGCGGCCATCGGTCAGTTCCTGCCCATCGCGGTGGGCGTGCTCATCAGCCCGCTGCCGGTCGTCGCGGTCGTCCTCATGCTGGTGAGCGGAAAGGCGAAGGCCAATGCCCTCGCCTTCCTGCTCGCCTGGTTCGTATCCGTCGCGGCGATCGTCACGGTCGTGGCGATCCTCGTCGGCGGTGCCGCTGGCGACGCAGCCTCCCGGCCGGCCTGGGTGGCGTGGGTCAAGATCGCGCTCGGCGCCCTGTTGCTGCTCCTCGCGGGCTCACAGTGGCGTGGCCGCCCGCGTCAGGGCGCGACGCCCGAGACACCGAAATGGATGACGGTGATCGACGCCTTCACACCCGTCAAGGCCGCGGGCCTCGCCTTCGTACTCGGCGCCGTCAATCCCAAGAACCTGCTGCTCGTCGTTTCCGGTGGCGCGGCGATCTCCGCGGCGGCACAGGGGACATCCACGCGACTGGTCGCGGCCCTCGTGTTCGCGGTGATCGCCACCCTCGGCGTCACCGCGCCTTTCGTCATCTACCTCGCGATGGGGACCAGGGCACACACCATCCTCGACGCGCTGAAAACCTGGATGATCCAGCACAACGCGATCATCATGACCGTCCTGCTGCTCATCATCAGCGCCAAGATGATCGGCGACGGCGTCTCCGCGCTGTGA
- a CDS encoding SulP family inorganic anion transporter, with translation MSTEALGAAKTYAARHGYEIDANRELIGMGAANAGAGLAAGMVVNGSLSKTAVNGGAGAKSQVSGLVAAALTLLTLLFLTPVFESLPEATLAAVVIAAVVELVDVGALRRLWNLATPLTRRLYGGADRGDFWGAAAAMTGVLVFSTLPGLVIGVVISLLLLLARASRPHVAELVRSGHGLWVDLARRTALDKDGGTAAEGALVVRVESGLFFANADAVRAGVRALAAERAEAHGIRLVVLDAETVPFIDVAAADMLVTLAKDLARDGIRLVLARDIGRVRVVLRMATTKAELPPVHRDIDTAIAAELPPRG, from the coding sequence GTGTCGACCGAGGCACTTGGCGCCGCCAAAACCTACGCCGCCCGGCACGGCTACGAGATCGACGCCAACCGCGAGCTGATCGGCATGGGCGCCGCGAACGCGGGCGCGGGACTCGCGGCCGGAATGGTCGTCAACGGCTCACTCTCCAAAACGGCCGTCAACGGAGGGGCCGGCGCGAAAAGCCAGGTCTCCGGCCTTGTCGCCGCCGCGCTCACGCTGCTCACGCTGCTTTTCCTCACCCCGGTGTTCGAATCGCTGCCGGAGGCGACTCTCGCCGCGGTGGTCATTGCCGCCGTCGTCGAACTCGTCGACGTCGGCGCCCTGCGGCGACTGTGGAACCTGGCGACCCCACTGACCCGGCGCCTGTACGGCGGCGCCGACCGAGGCGACTTCTGGGGCGCCGCCGCGGCGATGACCGGTGTGCTCGTGTTCAGCACGCTCCCCGGGCTGGTCATCGGCGTCGTGATCTCACTGTTGCTGCTGCTCGCCCGCGCCTCCCGCCCCCACGTCGCCGAACTCGTGCGCAGCGGGCACGGTCTGTGGGTCGACCTCGCCCGGCGCACCGCCCTCGACAAGGACGGAGGGACCGCTGCCGAAGGTGCACTCGTCGTGCGAGTGGAATCCGGTCTGTTCTTCGCCAACGCCGACGCGGTCCGCGCCGGAGTACGGGCGCTGGCCGCCGAACGCGCCGAGGCGCACGGCATCAGGCTCGTCGTCCTCGACGCGGAGACGGTGCCCTTCATCGACGTCGCCGCCGCGGACATGCTCGTCACGCTCGCGAAGGATCTCGCCCGCGACGGCATTCGTCTCGTGCTGGCCCGCGACATCGGGCGGGTGCGCGTCGTCCTGCGCATGGCCACCACCAAGGCCGAACTGCCTCCGGTACACCGGGACATCGACACCGCGATCGCCGCCGAGCTGCCTCCCCGAGGGTGA
- a CDS encoding alkyl sulfatase C-terminal domain-containing protein gives MAAPSASVDTAARYVAAFGRDAILAEGRRAVENGDYRWATQVLHHLVFADPEDTTAKKLQADAYEQMGYQAEGPQWRGIFLTAAKELREGIAPAVFATASTDTIAGMPVDILFDFAAVHVIGEKAADADVWFDVEFTDLGETWTVWIRHGVLNARPGATNPPLTVRAAKVLAAAILLTPAAAKGLLAEGKIAVSGDPSVLDDYAAVLDEFDPDFPVVTP, from the coding sequence TTGGCGGCGCCAAGTGCCTCGGTCGACACCGCCGCGCGCTATGTCGCCGCGTTCGGCCGCGACGCCATCCTCGCCGAGGGGCGGCGAGCCGTCGAGAACGGCGACTACCGCTGGGCCACACAGGTGTTGCACCATCTCGTTTTCGCCGACCCCGAGGACACGACGGCCAAGAAGCTGCAAGCCGACGCCTACGAACAGATGGGGTATCAGGCCGAAGGTCCACAGTGGCGTGGCATCTTCCTCACCGCGGCCAAGGAATTGCGCGAGGGGATCGCGCCTGCCGTCTTCGCGACGGCGAGCACCGACACGATCGCGGGCATGCCGGTCGACATACTCTTCGACTTCGCGGCCGTCCACGTCATCGGAGAGAAGGCAGCGGACGCGGACGTGTGGTTCGACGTCGAGTTCACCGATCTCGGTGAGACCTGGACGGTGTGGATCCGGCATGGCGTGCTCAACGCGCGGCCGGGCGCGACGAACCCGCCGCTGACCGTGCGGGCAGCCAAAGTTCTCGCCGCCGCGATCCTGCTCACCCCGGCCGCGGCGAAGGGCCTGCTCGCCGAAGGGAAAATCGCGGTCAGCGGCGACCCGAGCGTCCTCGACGACTACGCGGCCGTGCTCGACGAGTTCGACCCCGACTTCCCTGTCGTCACCCCCTGA
- a CDS encoding FAD-dependent oxidoreductase: MPHELTELKIKTVTRPSERPTERISAGICVVGAGIAGLSAAVEARKLGHSVVLVDALPVLGGQCVNSLIGLFCGVYGNGPEYRQLTHGIFDPMFADLGSTGDIHFNRSHTMTVNYDEVALSRWIENLVHSLDIQVVLGASVLDVDREGGKLGRVTFATRHGVVEVAADGFVDASGDAALTWEAGFPCRVPERTIWGSQQIRLENLREELRPEHAELSARVREKADEYGLLRKDGLAFFFPGRNTAVMNMTHVEAPLGAVRAAKAQLEGKAQADRVVEFLRKEFPGAFGEATVRIYGFPGRRQTRWIAASHQLSIDEVRHGTRFADAVARTAWPIELHDQPEGYVWETYDADHVHYVPLRSLLPEGAHNLVAAGRCVDGDAAALSSVRVMGPCAAMGHGAAHALDLAGGDSVHDIDHTELRKRLYDNVDR, encoded by the coding sequence ATGCCTCACGAGCTCACCGAGCTGAAGATCAAGACAGTGACCAGGCCGTCCGAGCGGCCGACCGAACGGATCAGCGCGGGCATCTGCGTCGTCGGCGCGGGAATCGCCGGGCTGTCCGCCGCGGTGGAAGCACGGAAACTCGGCCACTCGGTCGTCCTCGTCGACGCGCTTCCGGTACTGGGCGGGCAATGCGTCAACTCGCTCATCGGACTGTTCTGCGGTGTGTACGGCAACGGGCCCGAATACCGTCAGCTCACCCACGGCATCTTCGATCCCATGTTCGCCGACCTCGGTTCCACCGGCGACATCCACTTCAACCGCAGCCACACCATGACCGTCAACTACGACGAGGTCGCGCTGTCGAGGTGGATCGAGAATCTGGTGCACTCACTGGACATCCAGGTCGTGCTCGGCGCGTCCGTGCTCGACGTCGACCGCGAGGGCGGCAAGCTCGGCCGCGTCACCTTCGCCACCCGGCACGGCGTCGTCGAGGTCGCCGCGGACGGTTTCGTCGATGCCAGTGGTGACGCCGCGCTCACCTGGGAGGCGGGCTTTCCCTGCCGGGTTCCCGAACGCACCATCTGGGGTTCGCAGCAAATCAGGCTGGAGAACCTGCGCGAAGAACTCCGGCCCGAACACGCCGAACTGTCGGCGAGGGTGCGGGAAAAGGCCGACGAGTACGGCCTGCTGCGCAAAGACGGGCTCGCCTTCTTCTTCCCTGGCCGCAACACGGCGGTGATGAACATGACCCACGTCGAGGCACCGCTTGGGGCGGTGAGAGCGGCGAAAGCGCAACTGGAAGGCAAAGCCCAGGCCGACCGGGTCGTCGAATTCCTCCGCAAGGAATTCCCCGGCGCGTTCGGCGAAGCAACGGTCCGGATCTACGGATTTCCCGGAAGAAGGCAGACTCGCTGGATCGCGGCCAGCCACCAGCTGAGCATCGACGAGGTGCGCCACGGCACCCGATTCGCCGACGCCGTGGCCCGCACGGCCTGGCCCATCGAACTGCACGACCAGCCGGAAGGCTACGTGTGGGAGACCTACGACGCCGACCACGTGCACTACGTGCCACTGCGCAGCCTGCTGCCGGAAGGAGCGCACAACCTCGTCGCGGCGGGCAGGTGCGTCGACGGGGACGCAGCGGCGTTGTCGAGCGTGCGGGTCATGGGCCCGTGCGCCGCCATGGGGCACGGCGCGGCACACGCTCTCGATCTCGCGGGGGGCGACAGCGTCCACGACATCGATCACACCGAACTCAGGAAACGGCTCTACGACAACGTGGACCGCTGA
- a CDS encoding ABC transporter permease, translating into MSKERLHKLLPWIGTPLILIVFFLLWDLFVRVNNMSELVLPRPGTVFTALGEVVSNPETWAHARVTAMETIGGFAIALVCGIAVGAVLGKVRWVERSLRPLIVASQVVPKVALIPLFVIWFGFGMTSKVIMSAMLAFFPIMLNVQLGVRSVESGQRDVMKALNASRWQTFKHLELKSTMPYVFAGMEVGIVFAIIGTIVGEYLGGSEGLGYLVVRTLNELDAPALFAVIILLSVLGLLLYFLVNGLKRFFIPWHESVYSQHDVNG; encoded by the coding sequence ATGTCGAAGGAACGCCTACACAAGCTGTTGCCGTGGATCGGCACTCCGTTGATCCTCATCGTGTTTTTCCTGCTGTGGGACCTGTTCGTGCGCGTGAACAACATGTCCGAACTCGTGCTCCCCCGGCCTGGAACGGTGTTCACCGCGCTCGGTGAGGTGGTGAGCAACCCCGAGACGTGGGCCCACGCCAGGGTCACCGCGATGGAAACCATCGGCGGCTTCGCCATCGCGCTCGTCTGCGGTATCGCGGTCGGCGCGGTTCTGGGCAAGGTTCGCTGGGTCGAACGCAGCCTGCGGCCGCTGATCGTGGCCTCACAGGTCGTCCCCAAGGTGGCGCTGATCCCGCTGTTCGTCATCTGGTTCGGCTTCGGCATGACCTCGAAGGTGATCATGTCGGCGATGCTGGCCTTCTTCCCCATCATGCTCAACGTGCAGCTCGGGGTGCGTTCCGTCGAATCGGGCCAGCGCGACGTCATGAAGGCGCTCAACGCCAGCCGCTGGCAGACGTTCAAGCACCTGGAACTCAAGAGCACGATGCCCTACGTCTTCGCCGGTATGGAAGTCGGCATCGTCTTCGCCATCATCGGCACCATCGTCGGCGAGTACCTCGGCGGCAGTGAGGGGCTCGGCTACCTCGTGGTGCGCACCCTCAACGAACTCGACGCGCCCGCGCTGTTCGCGGTGATCATCCTGCTCTCCGTACTCGGCCTGCTGTTGTACTTCCTCGTCAACGGGCTCAAGCGGTTCTTCATCCCCTGGCACGAATCGGTGTACAGCCAGCACGACGTCAACGGATGA
- a CDS encoding ABC transporter ATP-binding protein: MSAHHTDTLAPATKAGDDDRATEVPKLELIGVGKEFRTKRTTTQALSGITLSISDGEFVAVIGRSGCGKTTLLRTLAGLLSPSEGRILVEGRPLWSGSTVDSSVVSQLGVVFQEANLFPWYSVADNIALPLKLRGDDKRYRHQRAYELAELVGLQGFEKSYPRELSGGMRQRVAIARALSTHPKLLLMDEPFGALDALTRERMNLELQRIALAAHATVVFVTHDITEAVFLGDRVVQLSPRPGRISEIRPITFARPRDMDVQTEPRFGAIVRELRHALDGEG; the protein is encoded by the coding sequence ATGTCCGCGCATCACACCGACACACTCGCCCCCGCGACGAAAGCGGGGGACGACGACCGCGCCACCGAGGTCCCGAAACTCGAACTCATCGGCGTCGGCAAGGAGTTCCGCACCAAACGAACCACCACACAGGCACTCTCCGGCATCACGCTGAGCATCAGTGACGGCGAATTCGTCGCCGTGATCGGCAGGTCCGGCTGCGGGAAAACGACGCTGCTTCGCACGCTGGCCGGTCTGCTGAGTCCTTCGGAAGGCCGTATTCTCGTCGAGGGCAGACCACTGTGGAGCGGGTCCACAGTGGATTCCTCGGTGGTCTCCCAACTGGGCGTGGTCTTCCAGGAGGCCAACCTGTTCCCGTGGTATTCGGTCGCCGACAACATCGCGCTGCCACTGAAACTGCGGGGCGACGACAAGCGATACCGCCACCAACGCGCCTACGAGCTTGCCGAACTCGTCGGATTGCAGGGATTCGAGAAGTCCTACCCACGAGAACTTTCCGGCGGTATGCGGCAGCGGGTCGCGATCGCGCGGGCACTCAGCACGCACCCGAAACTGCTGCTGATGGACGAGCCCTTCGGCGCACTCGACGCGCTCACCAGGGAACGCATGAACCTGGAACTGCAACGGATCGCGCTCGCGGCGCACGCGACCGTCGTGTTCGTCACGCACGACATCACCGAGGCGGTGTTCCTCGGCGACAGGGTCGTCCAACTGTCGCCCAGGCCGGGAAGGATCAGTGAGATCCGCCCCATCACCTTCGCCCGGCCACGGGACATGGACGTACAAACCGAACCGCGATTCGGTGCGATCGTGCGCGAACTGCGGCACGCACTGGACGGGGAGGGCTGA
- a CDS encoding ABC transporter substrate-binding protein codes for MPAHSLTPPSPSAFSRRSFLRRSALATALAAAGPTVLSACGASPAAGGGGDGPTFLSYLPLETLSMAPELLAVAGGHFGKHGLDVTLQPVKGSPQAMQTLLAGVGPVTRIGQIDVMTAVAESDQPLVNIGTLTRGSSLRFVYSKENPLTKPEDFVGKTMGVPSEGGTSSKVVSLVLANAGLDPSKTPRQVVGLTPGTFNLVQQGRLAGYVVSIDTANIVLSQHEDAAAFDPGTTVRSDSQCYVADRNIVRDDPDTLKAFLAGIQDALAAFVADENFEETLGVLREKYSFATLDDDAIAVQSLTAMRELWTGGDPAAPLLVTDEAEWKAGYDELTAADEAAPGGDSSTWFDNSLLPAAAA; via the coding sequence GTGCCTGCTCACTCGCTGACCCCACCGTCCCCTTCGGCCTTTTCCAGGAGGTCGTTCCTCCGCCGTTCCGCACTCGCCACCGCGCTGGCGGCAGCGGGCCCCACCGTGCTGAGCGCCTGCGGAGCCAGCCCCGCCGCCGGCGGTGGCGGCGACGGGCCCACGTTCCTGAGCTACCTGCCGCTGGAGACCCTTTCGATGGCGCCCGAACTGCTCGCCGTCGCGGGCGGTCATTTCGGCAAGCACGGCCTCGACGTGACCCTCCAGCCGGTGAAGGGCTCGCCGCAGGCCATGCAAACCCTGCTCGCCGGGGTCGGGCCGGTCACCAGGATCGGCCAGATCGACGTGATGACGGCGGTCGCCGAATCGGACCAGCCTCTCGTCAACATCGGCACGCTCACCAGGGGTTCGTCGTTGCGCTTCGTCTACAGCAAGGAGAATCCGCTGACGAAACCGGAGGATTTCGTCGGCAAGACGATGGGCGTGCCCTCCGAAGGCGGCACCAGCAGCAAGGTCGTCTCACTCGTGCTCGCCAACGCCGGGCTCGACCCTTCGAAGACACCACGCCAGGTCGTCGGCCTCACTCCCGGCACGTTCAACCTCGTGCAGCAGGGCAGGCTCGCCGGGTACGTGGTCAGCATCGACACCGCCAACATCGTGCTCTCCCAGCATGAGGACGCGGCCGCGTTCGATCCCGGAACGACCGTGCGCTCCGACTCGCAGTGCTACGTCGCCGACCGCAACATCGTGCGGGACGACCCCGACACTCTCAAGGCGTTCCTCGCCGGAATCCAGGACGCGCTCGCGGCGTTCGTCGCCGACGAGAACTTCGAGGAAACCCTTGGCGTGCTGAGGGAAAAGTACTCCTTCGCGACGCTGGACGACGACGCGATCGCCGTCCAGAGCCTCACCGCGATGCGCGAACTGTGGACCGGCGGCGACCCGGCCGCGCCGCTGCTCGTCACCGACGAGGCCGAATGGAAGGCGGGCTACGACGAACTGACCGCCGCCGACGAGGCAGCGCCCGGCGGCGATTCCTCGACGTGGTTCGACAACAGCCTGCTCCCCGCAGCCGCGGCCTGA